The proteins below are encoded in one region of Oreochromis niloticus isolate F11D_XX linkage group LG6, O_niloticus_UMD_NMBU, whole genome shotgun sequence:
- the LOC100692807 gene encoding multidrug and toxin extrusion protein 1, protein MDASVKTAGECTEAGRGDLKEGEAASCAQSSRGCCQKCVPGFIPTVYRNELVQLFKLAGPVVISQLMVFMIGFVSTVFCGHLGKTELAAVALSIAVVNVTGISIGTGLSLTCDTLISQTYGSGNLKRVGVILQRGVLILLLACFPCWAILINTEPLLLAVKQSPEVASLSQLYVKIFMPALPAAFMYQLQGRYLQNQGIIWPQVITGAIGNVFNAIINYVLIHQLDLGVAGSAAANAISQYLLAAVLFIYMYLRGLHKATWAGWSLDCLQEWGPFVKLAVPSMLMLCLEWWMFEVGGFLAGVISEAELGAQSITYELSVIAYMFPLGFAGAASVRVGNALGAGNIEQAKLSSKVPIICAFIIACFVSAIFCACKNVIGYIFTSELDILQRVSDIMLVFGFLHLGDAVAGVTGGVVRGVGKQSVGALCNLIGYYFIGLPTGVSLMFAAEMGVVGFWTGLTVCVFVQSIFFITFLCRLDWKKAAEEAKVRAGVRVKEEKDTIKMENRESNHIQTPISTIASSGESAGVDNIYMEMQIPEESKTTNTTTVGDVLSVSQLVLRRGLAILIMILILAAGIITNTVLTPLLK, encoded by the exons ATGGATGCTTCGGTGAAAACAGCGGGAGAATGCACAGAGGCAGGGAGGGGGGATTTAAAGGAAGGTGAAGCGGCTTCTTGCGCTCAGAGCTCCCGTGGCTGTTGCCAGAAATGTGTCCCTGGCTTCATTCCGACAGTTTACCGCAATGAGCTGGTGCAACTTTTCAAACTAGCGGGACCAGTG GTCATTTCCCAGTTGATGGTTTTCATGATCGGTTTTGTCAGCACGGTGTTCTGTGGTCACCTGGGGAAAACTGAACTTGCAGCTGTAGCATTATCAATTGCG GTAGTTAACGTCACTGGTATTTCCATTGGCACCGGTTTGTCGTTAACTTGTGATACCCTCATATCTCAG ACGTATGGGAGCGGTAACTTGAAGCGTGTGGGTGTGATTCTCCAGAGGGGAGTTCTGATTCTGCTGCTGGCCTGTTTCCCTTGTTGGGCCATCCTCATCAACACTGAACCTCTCCTACTTGCTGTCAAACAGAGTCCAGAGGTCGCCAG CCTCTCCCAGCTCTATGTGAAGATCTTCATGCCTGCTCTGCCG gctgctttcatgtaccagctgcaggggaggtatCTTCAAAATCAG GGAATTATATGGCCTCAAGTTATAACTGGAGCAATTGGAAATGTCTTTAACGCAATAATCAACTACGTCCTCATCCATCAGCTGGATTTGGGTGTTGC TGGATCAGCGGCAGCCAATGCGATCTCCCAGTATTTGCTGGCAGCAGTCTTATTCATTTACATGTACTTGAGAGGTCTGCATAAGGCCACATGGGCAG GTTGGTCCCTCGATTGTCTCCAGGAGTGGGGACCCTTTGTCAAGCTGGCTGTCCCCAGCATGCTCATGCTCTGCCTGGAGTGGTGGATGTTTGAAGTGGGAGGATTCCTGGCCGGTGTGATCAGTGAGGCCGAGTTGGGAGCTCAGTCAATAACCTACGAGCTGTCCGTTATAGCATACATG TTTCCACTAGGATTCGCTGGTGCTGCCAGTGTACGGGTTGGGAATGCACTTGGTGCAGGAAACATCGAGCAGGCCAAGCTGTCAAGCAAAGTCCCCATCATCTGTGCAT TCATAATAGCGTGCTTTGTCAGCGCTATTTTCTGTGCctgtaaaaatgtaattggatACATTTTCACCTCAGAGCT TGATATTTTGCAGAGGGTTTCTGACATCATGTTGGTGTTTGGTTTCTTGCATCTTGGTGATGCAGTTGCG GGCGTGACTGGAGGAGTTGTCAGAGGTGTAGGAAAGCAGTCGGTTGGTGCTCTGTGTAACCTGATCGGGTACTACTTCATTGGCTTACCCACTGGCGTGTCCCTGATGTTTGCAGCCGAAATGGGGGTTGTAG GATTTTGGACAGGCCTTACGGTTTGCGTGTTCGTGCAGTCGATCTTTTTCATCACATTTTTGTGCAGACTCGATTGGAAGAAGGCTGCTGAAGAG GCCAAAGTGCGAGCAGGAGTCCGcgtcaaagaagaaaaagacacgATCAAGATGGAAAATAGAG AATCTAATCACATCCAGACCCCAATCAGTACTATTGCATCCAGTGGTGAGAGCGCCGGGGTGGACAACATATACATGGAGATGCAAATACCAGAAGAGAGTAAAACCACCAACACCACTACAGTGGGAGATGTTCTGTCTGTGTCACAGCTGGTGTTACGGCGCGGCCTGGCGATACTCATCATGATCCTCATCCTCGCTGCTGGAATCATTACCAACACCGTCCTCACTCCGCTGCTCAAATGA
- the LOC100692267 gene encoding multidrug and toxin extrusion protein 1, translating to MDTSVKRAGKCTEEAKDDLKEAAAASSAQSSCCCCQKCVPGFVPTNYRNELVQLFKLAGPVVISQLMVFMIGFVSTVFCGHLGKTELAAVALSIAVVNVTGICIGTGLSLTCDTLISQTYGSGNLKRVGVILQRGVLILLLACFPCWAILINTEPLLLAVKQSPEVASLSQLYVKIFMPALPAAFMYQLQGRYLQNQGIIWPQVITGAIGNVFNAIINYVLIHQLDLGVAGSSAANAISQYLLASVLFIYICLRGLHKATWGGWSLDCLQEWGPFVQLAVPSMLMLCLEWWMFQVGGFLAGVISEAELGAQSVTYQLASLAYMFPLGFASAASVRVGNALGAGNIEQAKLSCKVPIICAFTIACFVSTILGISKNVIGYIFTSDLDILQRASDVIVIFSFLHLADAIGAVAGGVLRGVGKQLVGALCNLVGYYFIGLPTGASLMFAAKMGIVGFWTGLTVCVLVQSIFFITFLCRLDWKKAAEEAKVRAGVRVKEEKDTIKMENRDSNHIQTPISTIASSGESAGVDHVYMEVQIPEESKTTNTTTVGDVLSVSQLLLRRGLTILIMILILAAGIITSTVLTLLLK from the exons ATGGACACTTCTGTGAAAAGGGCGGGAAAATGCACAGAGGAAGCGAAAGACGACTTAAAGGAAGCTGCAGCGGCTTCTTCTGCTCAGAGCTCCTGTTGCTGTTGCCAGAAATGTGTCCCTGGATTCGTTCCAACAAATTACCGCAATGAGCTGGTGCAACTTTTCAAACTAGCGGGACCAGTG GTCATTTCCCAGTTGATGGTTTTCATGATCGGTTTTGTCAGCACGGTGTTCTGTGGTCACCTGGGGAAAACTGAACTTGCAGCTGTAGCATTATCAATTGCG GTAGTTAACGTCACTGGTATTTGCATTGGCACCGGTTTGTCGTTAACTTGTGATACCCTCATATCTCAG ACGTATGGGAGCGGTAACTTGAAGCGTGTGGGTGTGATTCTCCAGAGGGGAGTTCTGATTCTGCTGCTGGCCTGTTTCCCTTGTTGGGCCATCCTCATCAACACTGAACCTCTCCTACTTGCTGTCAAACAGAGTCCAGAGGTCGCCAG CCTCTCCCAGCTCTATGTGAAGATCTTCATGCCTGCTCTGCCG GCTGCTTTCATGTaccagctgcaggggaggtatCTTCAAAATCAG GGAATTATATGGCCTCAAGTTATAACTGGAGCAATTGGAAATGTCTTTAATGCAATAATCAACTACGTCCTCATCCATCAGCTGGATTTGGGTGTTGC TGGATCATCAGCAGCCAATGCGATCTCCCAGTATTTGCTGGCATCAGTCTTATTCATTTACATATGCCTGAGGGGTCTTCATAAGGCCACATGGGGAG GTTGGTCCCTCGATTGTCTCCAGGAGTGGGGACCCTTTGTCCAGCTGGCTGTCCCCAGCATGCTCATGCTCTGTCTGGAGTGGTGGATGTTTCAGGTGGGAGGGTTCCTGGCTGGTGTGATCAGTGAGGCCGAGTTGGGAGCTCAGTCAGTAACCTATCAGCTGGCCTCTTTAGCTTATATG TTTCCACTGGGGTTTGCTAGTGCTGCCAGCGTACGGGTTGGGAATGCACTTGGTGCAGGAAACATCGAGCAGGCCAAGCTGTCGTGCAAAGTCCCCATCATCTGTGCAT TCACAATAGCATGCTTTGTCAGTACTATTCTTGGCATCTCTAAAAATGTCATTGGATACATTTTCACCTCAGACCT AGATATTTTGCAGAGGGCTTCTGACGTCATTGTGATATTTAGTTTCTTGCATCTTGCTGATGCCATTGGG gCTGTGGCCGGAGGAGTTCTCAGAGGTGTAGGAAAGCAGCTGGTTGGTGCTCTGTGTAACCTGGTCGGGTACTACTTTATTGGTTTACCCACTGGTGCGTCGCTGATGTTTGCAGCCAAAATGGGGATTGTAG GATTTTGGACAGGCCTTACGGTTTGCGTGTTAGTGCAGTCAATCTTTTTCATCACATTTTTGTGCAGACTCGATTGGAAGAAGGCTGCTGAAGAG GCCAAAGTGCGAGCAGGAGTCCGcgtcaaagaagaaaaagacacgATCAAGATGGAAAATAGAG ACTCTAATCACATCCAGACCCCAATCAGTACTATTGCATCCAGTGGTGAGAGCGCCGGGGTGGACCACGTATACATGGAGGTGCAAATACCAGAAGAGAGTAAAACCACCAACACCACTACAGTGGGAGATGTTCTGTCTGTGTCACAGCTGCTGTTACGGCGCGGCCTGACGATACTCATCATGATCCTCATCCTCGCTGCTGGAATCATTACCAGCACCGTCCTCACTCTGCTGCTCAAATGA
- the LOC109194202 gene encoding multidrug and toxin extrusion protein 1 has translation MDSSGEKTGNCTEAAKEDLKEAAAASCAQSSRGCCQKCVPRFIPSVYRNELVQLSKLAGPVVISQLMIFMISFVSTVFCGHLGKTELAAVALSIAVVNVTGICIGTGLSLTCDTLISQTYGSGNLKRVGVILQRGVLILLLACFPCWAILINTEPLLLAVKQSPEVASLSQLYVKIFMPALPAAFMYQLQGRYLQNQGIIWPQVITGAIGNVFNAIINYVLIHQLDLGVAGSAAASAISQYLLASVLFIYMYLRGLHKATWAGWSLDCLQEWGPFVQLAVPSMLMLCLEWWVVELGGFLAGVISEAELGAHSISYELAVIAYMFPLGVSGAASVRVGNALGAGNIEQAKLSSKVPIICAFIIACFVSIIFGVSKDVIGYIFTSEPDILQRVSDVMLIFSFLHLADAVAGVAGGVVRGVGKQSVGALCNLVGYYFIGLPTGVSLMFAAKMGVVGFWTGLTVCVLVQSIFFITFLCRLDWKKAAEEAKVRAGVCVKEEKDTIKMENRESNHIQTPISTIASSGESAGVDHVYMEVQIPEESKTTNTTTVGDVLSVSQLVLRRGLAILIMILILAAGIITNTVLTPLLK, from the exons ATGGACTCTTCTggggaaaaaacaggaaattgcaCAGAGGCAGCAAAAGAGGATTTAAAGGAAGCTGCAGCGGcttcttgtgctcagagctccCGAGGCTGTTGCCAGAAATGTGTCCCTCGGTTTATTCCGTCAGTTTACCGCAATGAGCTTGTGCAACTTTCCAAACTGGCGGGACCAGTG GTCATTTCCCAGTTGATGATTTTCATGATCAGTTTTGTCAGCACGGTGTTCTGTGGTCACCTGGGGAAAACTGAACTTGCAGCTGTAGCATTATCAATTGCG GTAGTTAACGTCACTGGTATTTGCATTGGCACCGGTTTGTCGTTAACTTGTGATACCCTCATATCTCAG ACGTATGGGAGCGGTAACTTGAAGCGTGTGGGTGTGATTCTCCAGAGGGGAGTTCTGATTCTGCTGCTGGCCTGTTTCCCTTGTTGGGCCATCCTCATCAACACTGAACCTCTCCTACTTGCTGTCAAACAGAGTCCAGAGGTCGCCAG CCTCTCCCAGCTCTATGTGAAGATCTTCATGCCTGCTCTGCCG gctgctttcatgtaccagctgcaggggaggtatCTTCAAAATCAG GGAATTATATGGCCTCAAGTTATAACTGGAGCAATCGGAAATGTCTTTAATGCAATAATCAACTACGTCCTCATCCATCAGCTGGATTTGGGTGTTGC TGGATCAGCAGCAGCCAGTGCCATCTCCCAGTATTTGTTGGCATCAGTCTTATTCATTTACATGTACTTGAGAGGTCTGCATAAGGCCACATGGGCAG GTTGGTCCCTCGATTGTCTCCAGGAGTGGGGACCCTTTGTCCAGCTGGCTGTCCCCAGCATGCTCATGCTCTGTCTGGAGTGGTGGGTGGTTGAATTGGGAGGATTCCTGGCCGGTGTGATCAGTGAGGCCGAGTTGGGAGCTCACTCGATATCCTACGAACTGGCTGTTATAGCATACATG TTTCCACTAGGAGTCTCTGGTGCTGCCAGTGTACGGGTTGGGAACGCACTTGGTGCAGGAAACATCGAGCAGGCCAAGCTGTCAAGCAAAGTCCCCATCATCTGTGCAT TCATAATTGCATGCTTTGTTAGTATTATTTTTGGCGTCTCAAAGGATGTCATCGGATACATTTTCACATCAGAGCC CGATATTTTGCAGAGGGTTTCTGATGTCATGTTGATATTTAGTTTCTTGCATCTGGCCGATGCAGTTGCG gGTGTGGCTGGAGGAGTTGTCAGAGGAGTCGGAAAACAGTCGGTTGGTGCTCTGTGTAACCTGGTCGGGTACTACTTTATTGGCTTACCCACTGGTGTGTCCCTGATGTTTGCAGCCAAAATGGGGGTTGTAG GATTTTGGACAGGCCTTACGGTTTGCGTGTTAGTGCAGTCGATCTTTTTCATCACATTTTTGTGCAGACTCGATTGGAAGAAGGCTGCTGAAGAG GCCAAAGTGCGAGCAGGAGTCTGcgtcaaagaagaaaaagacacgATCAAGATGGAAAATAGAG AATCTAATCACATCCAGACCCCAATCAGTACTATTGCATCCAGTGGTGAGAGCGCTGGGGTGGACCACGTATACATGGAGGTGCAAATACCAGAAGAGAGTAAAACCACCAACACCACTACAGTGGGAGATGTTCTGTCGGTGTCACAGCTGGTGTTACGGCGCGGCCTGGCGATACTCATCATGATCCTCATCCTCGCTGCTGGAATCATTACCAACACCGTCCTCACTCCGCTGCTCAAATGA